The Aureispira anguillae genome contains a region encoding:
- a CDS encoding alkaline phosphatase PhoX, translating into MKRLALLLLGVICVTTGYGQIQFDPSIQPSFSSDTVVMHPSPLQTQIIFIGGYDMVEATATYGQAAQTVVSKSWNDFIGFTSDNSGQHLGWISINHERVVADDHLGDGGGMTTFLVDRDPNTDSIIVTNQTLADGRSGKFFNVDFVNHTGETGMNCGGITSTVDGRIWTAEEWFRYDNEDIADRDTSDFVIGTGTLNGQAAPAGFPGFNGDTIKKYQNYNYMTEIDPRQAVAIRKQYNWGRQAFEGGVVMPDNQTVYLSVDATPAFFTKFVATTAGDFTQGKTYVYKQDAPNNKWIEIDNNDLDKMLDFKTEAVAVGATMFNRLEWSAKDPNSNKIYITETGRDYPASRWKDEHAAGATHSAHTMNRATFVQGTHPDSSDYWDFYGRVLQFDPATDAMTVFLEGGPHYANSPDSSNYPYNHLSNPDGLNFLNVNGQSYMIICEDLNGTSHGRVPAGFSNRTCELYLFDMSDNTPTVSDLVRISFAPKGAEITGAVATPDGKTIFVNSQHPSSSNPFPYNHSLTYAITGWDQTVTTVKNALKKQGEYDFFPNPVSRTVYFKKTGDFAIYDVYGQRLEVHRNVNQIDVAHLVAGTYFIQNEAGVTKKLIVK; encoded by the coding sequence GTTACAACTGGATATGGACAAATCCAATTTGACCCAAGCATCCAACCTTCCTTTAGTTCTGATACTGTTGTAATGCATCCTTCTCCATTACAAACTCAAATCATTTTCATTGGAGGATATGATATGGTAGAAGCTACTGCAACTTATGGACAAGCCGCTCAAACCGTTGTTTCTAAATCGTGGAATGACTTTATTGGTTTTACTTCTGATAACTCTGGGCAGCACCTAGGGTGGATTTCGATTAATCATGAAAGAGTCGTTGCTGATGATCACCTAGGGGATGGTGGTGGAATGACTACCTTTTTGGTAGACAGAGACCCTAATACCGATTCTATTATTGTTACCAACCAAACCTTAGCAGATGGTCGTTCTGGAAAATTCTTCAACGTTGATTTTGTCAACCACACAGGAGAAACAGGTATGAATTGTGGAGGCATCACCTCTACTGTTGATGGTAGAATCTGGACCGCAGAAGAATGGTTCCGCTATGACAACGAAGACATTGCGGATAGAGACACTTCTGATTTTGTTATTGGAACAGGTACACTCAATGGTCAAGCTGCCCCTGCTGGTTTTCCTGGATTTAATGGCGATACCATCAAAAAGTATCAAAACTACAACTACATGACAGAAATTGACCCTAGACAAGCCGTTGCTATTCGCAAGCAATACAACTGGGGAAGACAAGCTTTTGAAGGTGGTGTTGTAATGCCTGACAACCAAACGGTTTATTTATCGGTGGATGCGACCCCTGCATTTTTTACCAAATTTGTAGCGACTACTGCGGGTGACTTTACTCAAGGAAAAACCTATGTGTACAAGCAAGATGCTCCTAACAACAAATGGATTGAAATTGACAACAATGATTTGGACAAAATGCTTGATTTCAAAACAGAAGCCGTAGCCGTTGGTGCAACGATGTTCAATCGCCTAGAGTGGTCTGCCAAAGATCCTAACTCTAATAAAATCTATATCACAGAAACGGGGCGTGATTATCCTGCTTCTAGATGGAAAGATGAGCATGCTGCTGGCGCTACCCACTCTGCTCACACCATGAATAGAGCTACCTTTGTACAAGGTACCCACCCTGATTCTAGCGATTATTGGGATTTTTATGGTAGAGTATTGCAATTTGATCCTGCTACAGATGCCATGACAGTATTCTTAGAAGGCGGTCCTCACTATGCTAACTCTCCTGATTCTAGCAACTATCCATACAACCACTTATCTAATCCTGATGGTTTGAACTTTTTGAATGTTAATGGGCAATCTTACATGATCATTTGCGAAGATTTGAATGGGACGTCTCATGGTAGAGTTCCTGCTGGTTTTTCTAATAGAACTTGCGAATTATACTTGTTTGATATGTCTGACAATACGCCTACCGTTAGCGATTTAGTACGCATTTCTTTTGCTCCTAAAGGCGCAGAAATTACAGGTGCTGTTGCGACTCCTGATGGAAAGACGATCTTTGTTAACTCTCAGCACCCAAGCAGCAGCAACCCATTTCCTTACAACCACTCCTTAACTTATGCCATTACAGGTTGGGATCAAACCGTTACAACGGTCAAAAATGCCTTAAAAAAACAAGGAGAATATGACTTTTTCCCTAACCCTGTTTCTCGTACGGTTTATTTCAAAAAAACAGGTGACTTTGCTATTTATGATGTTTATGGTCAACGTTTGGAAGTTCATAGAAATGTCAACCAAATTGACGTTGCCCACCTTGTGGCTGGCACTTACTTTATTCAAAACGAAGCTGGTGTTACCAAAAAACTAATCGTTAAATAA
- a CDS encoding cytochrome c peroxidase encodes MKKLFPIFVLALLFVLVSMTNQPSSSPLPSPASVQVKSALIKQLQQLRTTLTALSNALQKKDITTAKTIYLKSRTYFKQAEFLIAYLAPQLYEKNINESPLLKPEPKVASKETHYPKGFQRIDELLFEKDVDTKYLCHLVKNLDINIETFYENIQTLRFYDSIIIHAIKEQLIRSFTLGITGFDTPSSDHAMEDFKQVNKGIVQTLKLYKDHFSAEWLGEIFKHFDQIDYLSFETFDRYDYLVKQLIPILECLEQIRVTAHLETKEELNRLPLPINSSFRNPFQKDFFNPSYFTHIPAKEVTTERILLGKRLFNDPLLSNNLATSCATCHKEAQAFTDQLPHSMNGDKSQTTSRNSPSLNYTIYASAYFHDLRAHDLNNQFDHVIHNEKEFNSSYPAIIKKLATQEEYNALFKKNYAQYPNAISTASINHALKCYLMSLPSFDSQFDQFVQTKTIEIPTEIRLGFNLFMGKAQCATCHFPPTFSGLVPPAYVDSESEVLGVLINENYEQPILDEDLGRMASGIVKDNYDFFAHSFKTVTIRNAKLSAPYMHNGSIKTLDKVIEFYDLGGGLGMGLDLPNQTLPENALNLTKTEKKALVAFIESLTDKHYQ; translated from the coding sequence ATGAAAAAGTTATTTCCAATTTTTGTATTAGCCCTATTGTTTGTATTGGTATCGATGACCAATCAGCCTTCATCTTCTCCTCTCCCTTCCCCCGCTTCTGTTCAAGTCAAAAGTGCTCTTATCAAGCAATTGCAACAATTAAGGACTACTTTAACGGCACTTTCTAATGCCTTGCAAAAAAAAGACATTACTACCGCTAAAACGATCTACTTAAAAAGCAGAACCTATTTTAAGCAAGCCGAGTTTTTAATTGCTTATTTGGCTCCACAACTCTATGAAAAGAACATCAATGAATCACCATTGCTAAAACCAGAGCCTAAGGTGGCAAGCAAAGAGACGCATTATCCCAAGGGGTTTCAAAGAATTGATGAATTGCTTTTTGAAAAGGACGTAGATACAAAGTATTTGTGCCATTTGGTCAAAAACTTAGACATCAACATAGAAACCTTTTATGAAAACATACAAACACTGCGCTTTTATGATTCTATCATCATTCACGCAATTAAAGAGCAGTTAATTCGTTCCTTTACGCTAGGCATTACAGGTTTTGACACGCCATCTTCCGATCATGCCATGGAAGATTTTAAACAAGTCAATAAAGGAATTGTACAAACGTTAAAGCTTTACAAAGATCATTTTTCAGCTGAATGGTTAGGTGAAATTTTTAAGCATTTTGACCAAATCGATTACCTATCTTTTGAAACCTTTGACCGCTATGACTATTTAGTAAAACAACTCATTCCCATTTTGGAGTGCTTAGAACAAATCCGAGTAACCGCTCATCTAGAAACCAAAGAAGAATTAAATCGCTTGCCACTGCCCATCAATAGTAGTTTTAGAAACCCTTTTCAAAAAGATTTCTTCAACCCATCCTACTTTACCCACATTCCAGCGAAAGAAGTTACCACTGAACGTATTTTATTAGGAAAACGCCTATTTAATGACCCTTTGTTGTCCAATAATTTAGCAACCTCTTGTGCGACTTGTCACAAAGAAGCACAGGCATTTACCGATCAGTTGCCACACAGCATGAACGGTGACAAAAGCCAAACGACTAGTCGAAATTCTCCTTCCTTAAATTATACCATATATGCCAGTGCCTACTTCCACGATTTGAGAGCCCACGACCTCAACAACCAATTCGATCATGTAATCCACAATGAAAAGGAGTTTAATTCTTCTTATCCTGCTATTATTAAAAAGCTAGCAACTCAAGAAGAATATAACGCACTTTTCAAAAAAAACTATGCTCAATATCCCAATGCTATCAGTACAGCAAGCATCAACCACGCCCTAAAATGTTACTTGATGAGTTTGCCTAGCTTTGACTCCCAATTTGATCAATTTGTACAAACCAAAACAATTGAAATTCCAACTGAAATTCGTCTAGGATTTAATCTCTTTATGGGCAAAGCGCAATGTGCTACCTGCCATTTTCCGCCAACATTTAGTGGCTTGGTTCCCCCTGCTTATGTGGATTCAGAATCGGAAGTATTGGGAGTCCTCATTAATGAGAATTACGAACAACCTATCTTGGATGAAGATCTAGGGCGAATGGCGAGTGGCATCGTAAAAGACAATTATGATTTTTTTGCCCATTCCTTTAAAACCGTAACAATTAGAAATGCAAAATTAAGTGCTCCCTACATGCACAATGGTTCTATAAAAACACTTGATAAAGTAATTGAGTTTTACGATCTTGGAGGAGGCTTGGGTATGGGGCTTGATTTGCCCAACCAAACGCTTCCAGAAAATGCTTTAAATTTGACAAAAACTGAAAAAAAGGCCTTAGTTGCCTTTATTGAATCCTTGACCGATAAGCATTATCAGTAG
- a CDS encoding LytR/AlgR family response regulator transcription factor, with protein MNCIIIEDQPPAQRILKKYIKDVGSLTLKATFLDAIEAIEYLKSERVDLVFLDIHLPKISGIDFLKIMSQPPLIILTTAFQDYALESYEFDVVDYLLKPFSFQRFVKAITKAAERNTLMSSKITTEPTAVLKKELFIKSGYEHFKVVIDDIIYIKSDADYSEIFVGNKKYLSPKPLRYWEENLQAHQFTRIHKSYIMNGSKIDKITATQIFLFGGIVLPIGRAYKEMVAKYLSGYK; from the coding sequence ATGAATTGTATTATAATAGAAGATCAACCGCCTGCACAACGAATTTTAAAAAAATACATCAAAGATGTGGGGTCCTTGACGTTGAAGGCAACCTTTTTGGATGCAATTGAAGCGATAGAATATTTAAAATCAGAAAGGGTAGATTTGGTTTTTCTTGACATTCATCTACCTAAAATATCTGGGATTGACTTCTTAAAAATTATGTCTCAGCCACCACTAATTATTTTAACGACTGCTTTTCAGGATTATGCCTTGGAAAGTTATGAGTTTGATGTTGTGGATTATCTATTAAAGCCATTTTCCTTTCAGCGGTTTGTTAAGGCAATAACGAAGGCGGCAGAAAGAAATACCTTAATGAGTTCAAAAATAACAACTGAACCAACTGCTGTACTCAAAAAAGAACTGTTTATTAAATCAGGTTACGAACACTTCAAAGTAGTGATTGATGATATTATTTATATAAAATCAGATGCCGACTATTCAGAAATTTTTGTAGGCAATAAAAAATATCTTTCGCCAAAACCATTGAGGTATTGGGAAGAAAATTTGCAAGCGCATCAATTTACTAGAATTCATAAATCTTATATTATGAACGGCTCAAAAATTGACAAAATAACCGCTACTCAAATTTTCCTTTTTGGAGGAATTGTATTGCCTATTGGTCGAGCATACAAAGAAATGGTGGCGAAGTATTTGAGTGGATATAAATAA